caacaagggtttaacgAATCCTgaatacaaaagtactcaacaagacttaaccaaagtaacaatagataagactcaggaatgcaggctcgagGATTTaaggtagggctttagcaagaatcaaagttcttttgcgtaaaagctctctaacaagattctttctttcaacaaataacccttatcaagatcatatatgaatctgccatgatccgtattgagatcatgaacttcataccaaccctttctcaaatcttcctcaagttttatttattaactacgatgatgaacagtgagttgagtctccataaccgaggagcaacgacgattcaaaccgattatgaCCCagttggggattcccaaccacacgacatatgcaggtccccgacctacatataccaacctaccctcagatcctctaaaactaGAAGGGGTCCACGCCATTCGAGAATacaatactccaccaatccagcccatggccacgtgggtacacgctactctcgccatctctccactcctagtgcgcgagtagccattcttgtaatagaatagccgagttaaggcttaccggagtatgtggccagtactacaaagtctcacctcatgcaattcaataacggacggttcttaaccgatacaggcagaaagaacccgctcataagacatCTATGTCTTATGGCTCTCATATACCGAGTCTGTCCGGTCTAGAATTATTACTCCACAagattatatctcatgataacataaatacccAATCGTacctaaaaatccatttatatctcgtaggtgacaagtaatcacccgacttctatcgatctaagcatggctaagcataagtgGGCATTCCCGAAatgaaactggtaacaaggttgatatggaaaagcaaggttggtaatgcaccaattaggtttccactcaactcctaatcacttaatgcagtatttgaaagcaaaagcgatataaatttgtaaaacacaaggtaggtttaaatgcatccggggcttgccttgattgtcgaaaAAGTCcggttccggagatgttccacagatatcaaacccgacctcaacaggcaGATTAACTCCCTCAataacttggttgactaccacgttctcactttcgttcactacatgtagtaataatgccatgtttaaaatgatgcgagatataaaacattatgcttgacaatggatgcaaaagttaataacttgaatacaactttccttcgcggtatagttacaagccaaaaactaactaaatctttttataaactcaaacacttactttaaatgccaaggatcattttatgcatatgacccaaggtcatcactcaatcccaaattcaaacaaaacctaagtcattaagagttaatatttgtttttattaattaacaattaattcaaaattatgaaataattcaactttttccaattgagctcaaaatttatgtgaaggctcatcacatgatgactaagtgtaaaaacaattttcataatttttggataattatacaagcctagaaaaatcatgaaaactcatttcttaattaatttgagcaatttttatcatattcaaaatgtactgaaaagtaacatttaatattttttctaaaaagtttacatctcagagaggtgacacaaaaattttcataatttttggagctctatttaattctacataaaataaacaaatcatagcactatttaatcatttctgcaaaatagaaaattttattttcagtaaaacggtcactgacagggtgaccccacccgtcagtgagaGCAGCGTGACGGCGAGCCTCTGACCGGTGCGttctcaccggcggtgaggtttCCGAGGGCGGGAATCAGACCAACATGATCTCCTAGCCATTGCGCACACACCGGTGGCACGGGTTGAACCTCTAGGTCACTGGAGTGACCTTGCCGGCAACGATGGCGGCTCAGCGGAGCACAGCCGATGTGCACCCGGTGATCTACGACTTCACCGGTGATACAAAGGTCTTCGGCGTACTCAGCAACTCCTAACGGACTTAACCGAGCCCTTAATAGAACCCCAACGCCCTACAACGCAAGCAGCAACGAGCACAGCGGCACGGCAGAGCAAAACTCGCCGGTGTCCCGTGGTCCAGTGGCTACGGCGTGGTAGAGGTTAAAAAGACCGCACAGGcatgatcagtggctcaccccaaagCTGATGCGCTCAAGAATGATGGCTGCAGCGAGTCAGAGCTAAGTCGTCGACGTTGGAGACGATGGTAGCGGCGTGAACTCATGGCAAAGCTCCGTTCCGGCAAAAGCGAACTGCCAAATGATGAACGATCAAGACTACGAGCAACACTAAATCATGAGGGTCATGAAACAATAAACGGCGAAGTGAGAAGCCCAATAGAACTCCGTGTCTAAGGTGGAGTGGATCACGGTGCCATCtcgccggagaggaggaagacgacgttaCGCCGGGCACTCCAGGGAGAGAGATGCTCAGCTAGATGGCTCTATGGGTGCGCCAGGCAAACACGGTTACGGTGGTGACACTAGTTGGAGACGGGAAGGCTCGGTAAGCTCTGGCGTGAGCTCGATGGAGCAGGGCGACGGTGATGGGAAAAAcagagggaagggagagagcgATTGGACGGCGCCTAGAGTTATCAGGCGAGCAGAGGGCGGCGAAAGAAGGTGAGCTCGACACGTTACGACAACGCAGACATGTCAAAGTAGGAGGTGGCACTCGCGGACGCGCGTAGAAGTCTGTGGaagcatggccggcggcgagagctgcctgcttgcactgttcaagcaaattaccgaattgccactcactcaatttctcaaatttgtatggaaactcaaaaatctccaaaaataaaagttgttccaaattcaaagttctacaactttgctttaataaccatacccaaattctatctagatttgaaaatgcaagtttgaaatcaaaaaGGGACACTTTAAAAATTTATCCCCTtttaaattactccaaattttacataacaactttgaaaactctaaaaaccaactttgtacacattgacaagctctacattttTCCTTTTAGGCCCAACccaaaaatgtgcttagattttgaattaggttttccagggcggaatttaaatgctggaaattagggttttggaattcaaatttaataCTAGAGTTATGAACttaattcatccatacaagtcaacacatataatcataaaagtaaacttgttttagtgaatgcatatcaaagttttcactaactcaaaaatgatgtgcaattcatatgatgacatgacatattttagtgtttaaaacaccagaggtgttacaatatgAGAGGCCTAGTCTTGGTGATGTATTTTTTCCTCTAGGGCTACTTTATAATTTCTACTATATATTAATAAAAACATACATCATCAGTGCCGGATCATGAGAGAGAGAGGCCTAGTAAACAGACCAAACTCTTTTCAATATTGTATCTATGAAATTGTTGTTGGATTTAATCGGCTTGGCTCATTTTTAgttcaattaattcaaataaaaccTCAAGCCCATATTAAATGCAAATAGGTGCATTAAAGTCTTAGTATCATATGAGATTTTGACTAAATGTTGACTCAACATAAAGAGGCGGTCTGTGTGCGCGCTTGTCTTAAGAGCAAAAGGCGAGCCATGCACACGCACGAGCAAAGCCGAGCCGCTGTGCCCATGACATGTCATGATGCGGGGTGGGCTAGGTTTTGCCACTCGGGTTGTTTGATGGAGCCATTTGACGAAAATTACCGCGAACTGTTACGGGAGGGTTTTCTGTCCGTTACTCTCCCCTCTCCACGATTACTTCGTCCAGTATCATCGTTCGTCTAGGTGCATTCTTGCGACTCTCTGACACCTTCTTCGCTCGCGCATAAGGGCACGAATATCATAAAGTCTCGCGCGTACGATACATGAACACCCTCTCTTCACCGTTTGAGCTGCTACCGAGTAATCCTGTTATGAACCTCTACGTGCATAGAAGGTTGAAAGAGCAGGTCTCCGGAACTGACACCCATTTGTGACATCTGCTCAGGTGTGCAGGCGaatcaggtttttggggagcaTGAGCACGACTACttctgctcgtcttcttcctggtgtccAGTTCCACTTCATCGTTTTAGCGGCTAGTACCACTTCATCGTCTTCCTGACGTGAGCGACTACTTCCACAGTGAACTACCGCCTACATCACTGAGATCCGCAACTTCGAGCAACTCGTATGCTGACTAGTGAGAAAGGCGCAGGTCCCACCCTAGGTATAATACCGTTCTTACTGAATTTGTTATATTCAATTTTGTTGATATGATCAATATAATTGGCATCCTATGTATTCTTGTTGTTGCGAGTAGATCACACCGTGCACATTATGATATCACGAACCTTCTACTATTTTTCTACActaaatcatttctaaaattacCTAAATAACTAACAGTTGTGACCCTATGTACCCTGCTCGAGGAAAGCGTGCGCTCTGTCTATCGATGTCAGAAATATTTCGAATATTTATTTGTACTAATGAGATTTAGATGAGTTAGATGTCGACTCTTATCTACCATTACCTATTGTGTTGTTTCGAGCATGCTGTAATCGGATCGCACGTGAATAGCTATGGAGCTTCAGCATGTCGATCACGGCCGATCGTGGCTCGTGGGCGGTAACCACTCGCACTCGCGTGTGGATTTGCTTTCCCATTGCCGCACCTGAACCAAACAGAATAGTAAATTATTGATTCCCTTCCCGTTCCGGTCGGGTAACCATTGCCGTTACCGAAACAAACAGCAACTATtcttagggatgaaaacagatcgaatacggacggatatcaccgatattacatttgttttcatatttcggtacggatttggattcgaatatggatagtgtcaactatgtcggataggatacgattggatatcgacatcataaatatgcgatttgagtattcggatacggatacgttatcggatgttggatatccggactcggatacggacagatctcaactcctctaaacaaattcggtttcgaatacggtcgaaaaatatccgtaccgttttcattccTGCCTATTCTTATTATCTGTCTCTCTTGGTCTCAACTCACCAGTCCTcggttaaaaaaaaaaaaaaactcaccaGTCCTCGCTCCCGAAGCTTCCCCTTCGGCAGCCTCGAGCGACCCGCCTCCGGCCCAGCGCCGCCCCCTTCCCGCCCTCCCTCTCCTCCACCCGCACGCGCCACGCGCCGCGCCCCAGCCTGCGCCGACGGACCACGACGGGCGCGCCAGCCCCGCAGCCTTCGCTCCGCGTCGTGTCCGCCCGCAGGCCCGTATACTTTTTAGATAAAAATGGGCTTGGCCCAAAACTAACTTGTAAAACTGCCGTATTATTTTCGGCCCGACGCGTCTACCGCAAATAGGCCCAGGGACGACAAAGAAGAAACGAAACCGAAACCTCTTCTCCTACAatccatcgccgccgccaccatggccgccgtcggTGGCCGAACCCTTGGCCGGAGCAGCTTCTCCCGCGCCACATCCAACCCTGTGACCTCATCATCCGGCACCGCCGGCGTGAAGATTGGCCCGAACGGTGCCGCTTTTGTCTCCTCGGGCATCCCGGACCTCGACAGTAAGCAGCTTCTTGCTCAAACCGTCCTTTTtaactaaaaataataaaaaaaatctcaTGTTTACGTTGATGATATTACCGTATTTACGTTTGCTTATCTCGAATGATGTGGAGTGAGGAGACTATCAGTATTTCGGTATCGGCGATGTTTGGGCATGTATGTTTGATCTGGCCTTTTTGACAGAAACGATAGAATTGGAAATTGGAGCGTTTCAGTGACCTGTATTTGCAGAAGATTTTATTTGCCTAATCTACTATGTGTTATCATTTGCCTTGCCTCTAGGTTCGGCTATGTGCATCTTGTGATACAGATGCTGAGATAATTATATTCCATTATCTAAAAGATCTGGGATGTGTGGAAGTGGTGCACAGGCATGAAGTAATTAGCCTGGTTGGAGTCTGCTGAGAAATTAGATATGCGTGGAAATTAGTTCATGTGATGAAGAGCACATAAGAACCAAACTTTGTAAATTGAAAAAATGGAAAGcatgctttttttttttgaaaaaatacgATGTGCATGGCAGTTACTGGATCACCGTTATTTGGCGCTCTCTGGCAGGGATTTTGGGTGGTGGATTCCTTCTCGGCTCAGTTGTAATGATCATGGAGGATGCTGATGCGCCACACCACCTCCTGCTTCTTCGGTGCTTCATGTCTCAGGGTGTTGTGCACAAACAGCCCCTGCTCTTTTCAGGAGCTATGAAGGAGCCACGGTTGTTCCTTGGTACACTACCTGCTCCAGTTTCATCTTCAAAGGAGGATGGACGACACAGAGCAATGGGGGCTGCAGCAAGTAGTGATGGACGAGCAAATGTAGGTCCCAGAATAATTGTATTACTGTACTTATAGTCGCCAAGAAGCGATCTTCTTTTTGTATTGCACTGAAATTTTCATTATACAGGATGAGGGTTTGAGGATAGCTTGGCAGTACAAGAAATACTTTGGGGATGACTCTCGTGCTGAACATAAAGGTGGGTCCTTCACTCCATCTCTTAATCTTGTCTGTTCTGTTGTTGGTGATTTTTTGTGGAACCATGCTTTTCGTTCCAGTTTTCTTGATTACGATATGGAATATTATTTAAAAAGAAGAGATATACTAATCATTAGCAAGCTGATCATTTTTGCACTGTCTTTGTTATCAACTCATTCCAAAGAATCATTCGTTGCAACCTGATGTTGACAAGACAGGCAGCTAATCTTTGCAATACATATTAGTTTTGCTTGTATAAGCATGATTTCTAGTACTATATTATTTAAGTTAAGCTTGCTTCTGCTCCCACATGATGTCCCTGACAAGTCTTGACTCAATGACTCATTTAGCATTATTGCAGACAATAAGCAGGAATTTAGCAATGATTTTGATTTGAGGAAGCCCTTGGAAAGGCATTTACTTAATGGGCAGAATATTGAATGTGTAAGCATTCAAGATGCTGACAGTCTCAGCGGACTCCAGGATTGTTGTTCTGCTTTCTTATCCAAGCTTCCAAGGTGAGGTCAGGTCTTGATCCAATGTTCAAAAATTGCTTTAGCTGAGGAATATCACAGCATAGTTGCAGAACCCTTTCATCACCGAGTAATGCATCTATTGTCCAATAATGATAAAATTGGTTATGCTACCCATGCACTGTGCCTAGTATTAATTCTGAACACCTCTTTTGTATTCCACATTCAGAAAAGATGCTGGGAGTTTAACTGCTGGGAGAATTGCTATACAATCACTCTGTGCACCGCAGTGTAGATACTTTGAGAAGGTTAGCATTTAATTCTACAATATTCATTGGCTGGTGACTGTATTGTGCTGAAAATTTGAAACCAAATTATGTTTCTTATTTTCTATCAAGTTTGGATGTAGTTGCAACTGAAAAATCACTTACTTTACGCATTACAGGACTGGGACATGGTCTCATTTATCAGATCACTGAAGGCCATGGTGCGCTCATCTAACTCTGTTGCTGTTATAACATTTCCGAGTACAGTTCTGTCAAATTCGTTCTGTAAGAGATGGCAGCACCTGGCAGATACACTGCTGTCCATCAAAGCAATTCCAGGCAAGCTTGGACTTTTGAAATTTATTTTCAGTAACCATTTCGATCACCTACATTACTCTGTCTTTTAATTGCCTGTTTTACTTGGTTACAGATGAGGACAAAGACTTGGTAAAACTGCTCACAGGATATCAAGATATGGTTGGTTTTTTGCATGTCCACAAGGTGGCACAAACTAATAGTCAGGTACCGAAATATTCACAATCACAACTtctgtaaaaaaaaaagaaaaaaagagagctaTGTCTTCATTCGTTTTGATGCCTTTTATGTTGACAATCAGGTCCCTGTGATCTTAGAGGCATCCACACTTTCTCTGAAGCTACGAAAGAGGAGGTCGCTGGTGCTGGAACGGTTGAACCAGGCTCCAGTTGATGGGTCAAGCGGGCCTTCATCTGCTGCATCAAGTAGTTGCTCGTCACAAGGTTCACAGCTTGATTTCTAATTCATATTCAGATGGTATGGCTAGTTTTCCTTGAGAGGAGCCTGGCAGTGTTGCGTACTAGTTACTTCTGGCAtcagaatgcagtttttggaggTTTAGGTTTTAGATAGGGAGGCAGTTTGATGGTTCACCGTTAACCATCCTCCCTCATGTATCTATCAGCTTGTTGTACACCACTTTCAATAGTATTTGAACTGGCTAAACTTCTATATTACAATCTGCCAACGGCAGGTAATTGTCCAAGTTTGTCGAATTGCCTTGAACATATTACAAAACTGTGGATTTTCTCATTTTGTCTGTTCGAAATGACCACATTTTTGCGTAGAGTGGGAATGTTTGTGATGCTGATGCAGCTGATCTGAAGAATTATTGGTCTTCACGAAGATGGAGCTGTGACAGACACTGCAACAAGTTTGCTATGTAGTATGTCAAATGCAAAAGGAAATTGTAAAGTGGGTAGATTTTCTCAACCTGTTGTAGATGCCCTACCCTAAAACTGGAATTCAGTTTTCTCAATCCCTATAATGGTTGTAGATCCCCATTtagatccttggaattgaatttattttaaaaataataatttagacacatattaattaagctattATGGTTATATATgaattatatttatatatttttgttGGCTATACGAGAGATACTTATGTATTGCATTTCTACTATAGGGGAGCGAGTTGAAGAGCGTGCTATAAGTTACAAATTAGAAACATAGCATGATGATCTATAGAATCTATTTTCATCTCTCAtcttatgaatttgagataggtctatatgtgaactttgaaaagCGGTGGAATGACAAAGTCTAAGTCAAATAACCTAAttattaagtagattttaattcctCCAAATGAAGGGATCCCAACGGctcctttctaaaaaaaaacaGAGGAGGCAACCACTGCAAGTAATATAATTCCAACGATTTAGGGCTGCCGATCCCGTTGGTTGTTTTGATCTCATATATTGCCGAGCTGCATTTATTGTACTGTTTGCGGTTATTGTGATCTCAGATATTGCCGAGCTGCATTTATTGTTTGGGTTGCAATTGCAACAGTCAACTATTTTGAGAGTTGAGTAAAAACAAAATGCAAAGAGCAGTGTTATGATTTCAACTAATACACGACTGGAATCATCATACACAAACACAAGCACAGAAAACATGAGATCTCAGGACATAAAGACTGGGATGGCACAAACAGTCCACCAAGCAAGAAATAGCTTCGTATAGTTGTATGTTTAAGACGATAATTCTGGAGTTTATGTACAGAACTCGTGCTGCAGAGTTGCTGAAGACAGAGATACTCACAAAGTCACAAATGCTTAGATAAAACATTTCAG
The nucleotide sequence above comes from Miscanthus floridulus cultivar M001 chromosome 18, ASM1932011v1, whole genome shotgun sequence. Encoded proteins:
- the LOC136522413 gene encoding elongator complex protein 4-like; translation: MAAVGGRTLGRSSFSRATSNPVTSSSGTAGVKIGPNGAAFVSSGIPDLDRILGGGFLLGSVVMIMEDADAPHHLLLLRCFMSQGVVHKQPLLFSGAMKEPRLFLGTLPAPVSSSKEDGRHRAMGAAASSDGRANDEGLRIAWQYKKYFGDDSRAEHKDNKQEFSNDFDLRKPLERHLLNGQNIECVSIQDADSLSGLQDCCSAFLSKLPRKDAGSLTAGRIAIQSLCAPQCRYFEKDWDMVSFIRSLKAMVRSSNSVAVITFPSTVLSNSFCKRWQHLADTLLSIKAIPDEDKDLVKLLTGYQDMVGFLHVHKVAQTNSQVPVILEASTLSLKLRKRRSLVLERLNQAPVDGSSGPSSAASSSCSSQGSQLDF